TCTTTCCGGACACCTCTTGCCAGGCGGCGATCCGGTCGGCGAGGGACTCGATCGGAACCAGGCTCTCGACCCCCAGTTCGGCGTCGTAACCGCGGCGGGCGAAATTGTCGAGGACGGCCACCTCGTGACCTTTGTCCGATAAGTGCAACGCGGTCGGCCAGCCCAGATAACCGTCACCGCCGAGAACCAGCACCCGCATTGTGCCGCCTTTCCTGCTCGTTTACGCCACCCGAACGCTATAGATCACCTGCTGATGAGGACCTGGCAATGAGCTGTGAATCTCCTCTGCGTGAGGGGGTCGGACGGCGGCGCGGCCGGCCCACGGGGAGGATGGGGGCATGACGACCGTAACCAACGCCGTGCGGCCCCGCACGGCGGAAAAGACCCGCCGCGGCTGGGCGCGGCTGGCGCGCGCCGCGACGACGTCCGTCGCGGCCACGGTCCTCAGCCAGGTCGTGCTGCTGGCGGTCCTCGCCACCGGCGGCGTGCCGGCGCTGGCGAGCACGCTGGCCTGGGCGGCGGGCGCCGTGCTGAACTTCCTCGTCACCCGGCGCTGGGTCTGGGGCCGCACCGGGCGGCCGCGCGTCCGGCGCGAACTGCTGCCCTACCTGGCCGTGATCGGCCTCGGCGGGCTCATCTCGATCGGCCTGACGACGCTGGCCGGCTCACTGCTGACGAGGGCGGACCTACCGCACTTCTGGTGGGTCGTGCTCGTCGACGGCGCGTACATCGCCGGTTACGCGCTGGTCTTCGCCGTCAAGTTCACCCTGCTCGACCGGGTCGTGTTCGGCCGCGGCGCAGCACGTATCCCCGCCACCACGTCCCGGTCATGACGCGGGCGTAG
This window of the Amycolatopsis balhimycina FH 1894 genome carries:
- a CDS encoding GtrA family protein: MTTVTNAVRPRTAEKTRRGWARLARAATTSVAATVLSQVVLLAVLATGGVPALASTLAWAAGAVLNFLVTRRWVWGRTGRPRVRRELLPYLAVIGLGGLISIGLTTLAGSLLTRADLPHFWWVVLVDGAYIAGYALVFAVKFTLLDRVVFGRGAARIPATTSRS